The Syngnathus typhle isolate RoL2023-S1 ecotype Sweden linkage group LG6, RoL_Styp_1.0, whole genome shotgun sequence genome has a window encoding:
- the p2ry12 gene encoding P2Y purinoceptor 12 — translation MVFLMDANATLGNLSCSRDNVLKTVVFPVLYSILFLAGLALNGLAVWVFLRIPSRSHFVIYLKNVVVADVVMTLTFPFKVLADSNMASTGLRIFVCRVSSVLFYLTMYISILFFGLISIDRCRKTLSPFRGTNAKRLALRKVLSAAVWIVLLGFCLPNVILTNETPRSEYFKCSDLKGPAGLYWHEVVNHVCQVIFWGNLLIVIVCYTLITKELYKSYSRTKTRSPNGGGGASAKQKQQPKRKMNSNVFLVLAVFFVCFVPFHFARVPYTMSQTRDLLFHCQLKLFFFQLKESTLFLSSLNSLLDPLIYFFLCKSFRTTLFKMFRLPPGTCSWLLERGSESDSGSTTP, via the exons ATGGTTTTCCTCATGGACGCCAACGCAACCCTGGGCAACCTGAGCTGCTCCCGCGACAATGTCCTCAAGACGGTGGTTTTCCCAGTCCTCTACTCGATTCTGTTCCTTGCCGGACTGGCGCTCAACGGCTTGGCGGTGTGGGTGTTCCTGCGCATCCCGTCGCGCTCCCATTTCGTCATCTACCTCAAGAACGTCGTGGTCGCCGACGTCGTCATGACCCTCACGTTCCCTTTCAAG GTGTTAGCAGACTCCAATATGGCTTCTACCGGCCTGAGAATATTCGTGTGCCGGGTTTCCTCGGTTCTCTTCTACCTCACCATGTACATCAGCATCCTCTTCTTCGGACTGATCAGCATCGACCGCTGTAGGAAGACCCTGTCACCGTTCAGGGGTACCAACGCTAAGCGGTTGGCCCTCAGGAAGGTTCTCTCCGCCGCGGTGTGGATCGTCCTTCTGGGGTTCTGCCTTCCCAATGTGATCCTGACCAATGAGACGCCGCGGTCGGAGTATTTCAAGTGCAGCGACCTGAAGGGTCCGGCTGGGCTTTACTGGCACGAGGTGGTCAATCACGTGTGTCAGGTTATCTTCTGGGGGAACCTCCTGATTGTGATCGTGTGCTACACGTTAATCACCAAAGAGCTGTACAAATCGTATTCACGCACCAAAACTCGAAGCCCCAATGGGGGAGGCGGGGCTTCGGCCAAACAGAAGCAGCAGCCCAAAAGGAAGATGAACAGCAACGTCTTCCTGGTCCTGGCCGTGTTCTTCGTGTGCTTCGTGCCGTTCCATTTCGCCCGTGTGCCTTACACAATGAGCCAGACGCGGGATCTTCTCTTCCACTGCCAACTCAAGCTCTTCTTCTTCCAGCTGAAGGAAAGCACGCTCTTCCTGTCGTCGCTCAACTCACTCCTGGACCCGCTCATCTACTTTTTTCTCTGCAAGTCCTTTAGGACCACCTTGTTCAAAATGTTCAGGCTGCCCCCCGGTACCTGCAGCTGGCTGCTCGAGAGGGGCTCGGAATCAGATTCTGGCAGCACCACCCCCTGA